One region of Halodesulfovibrio sp. MK-HDV genomic DNA includes:
- a CDS encoding TRAP transporter small permease, whose protein sequence is MSTDWKKRCKAFKDGWIVFFSYVLFLAITINFLEIVMRVLFNSSVDLMFDLPTWLTTWSMVLISGMILLDNEHLCIEAIRSKLSGKPAKVLDFINNLLTTLFAAIVTYSGIMFVKQLYVFDTAFTRIITIPKWMVEICIPIGMGVFTICAIIKTVQDLRKKYTDE, encoded by the coding sequence ATGAGTACTGATTGGAAAAAACGCTGTAAGGCTTTCAAAGATGGTTGGATTGTATTTTTCAGTTATGTCCTCTTCCTGGCAATCACCATCAACTTTTTAGAAATTGTCATGCGTGTTCTATTCAACTCATCAGTCGATCTGATGTTTGATTTACCCACATGGCTCACCACATGGTCTATGGTGCTTATTTCTGGAATGATCCTGTTAGATAATGAGCATCTGTGTATCGAAGCAATTCGCAGTAAACTTTCCGGAAAGCCTGCAAAGGTTCTGGATTTTATTAACAATCTGCTTACCACTCTCTTTGCTGCCATCGTCACATATTCCGGCATTATGTTTGTGAAACAGCTCTACGTATTTGATACAGCTTTTACCCGTATTATAACCATTCCTAAATGGATGGTGGAAATCTGTATTCCTATCGGAATGGGCGTGTTTACTATCTGTGCGATCATCAAAACGGTTCAAGATCTCAGAAAAAAATACACTGATGAGTAA
- a CDS encoding TRAP transporter substrate-binding protein, giving the protein MTCRKVTVLLCTFVLALFLTTGAEARQQVKYLQSCPATSFETTCEGKSVSTYLGGLDYLMKEHSKLRGKYELKFVGNVFTSPSDCLTAVASGGGQMTYTAPQFLEQYDPAWKLITAPGLFKNFDHFLRTMDTPAWKARIEKLSKKNGVTIIKWMASIGDFYLFTNKGPIKSMEDVVGQKIRYNGAQGYAAALRKFNTTGIALPYTEVVSSLQTNMVDGLLSEIFASDYYDLPRYTKYLVPISWGIAPMAMVVNTGWWESLPAEERAIFVQALEMPSIYKHFEKLQVEEVKNWDKNPETELVVLSAEEQEKWRQSLVKSTVEFSKDLPPELMQAVLNTQE; this is encoded by the coding sequence ATGACTTGCAGAAAAGTGACTGTGTTATTGTGTACTTTCGTTTTAGCGTTATTTTTGACAACTGGCGCAGAAGCCAGACAACAGGTTAAATATTTGCAGTCCTGTCCTGCAACTTCCTTTGAAACCACATGTGAAGGGAAATCAGTCAGTACGTATCTGGGCGGTTTGGACTACCTAATGAAGGAGCACTCCAAGCTTAGAGGCAAATATGAACTCAAATTTGTGGGCAACGTTTTTACCAGCCCATCGGACTGTCTTACTGCGGTAGCATCCGGCGGTGGCCAGATGACTTACACTGCACCGCAGTTTCTTGAGCAGTATGATCCAGCATGGAAGCTGATTACAGCACCTGGTCTTTTTAAAAACTTTGATCATTTCCTGCGCACAATGGATACCCCAGCATGGAAGGCTCGCATAGAAAAGCTGAGCAAAAAGAATGGTGTTACCATCATTAAGTGGATGGCAAGCATCGGCGACTTCTACCTTTTCACCAACAAAGGTCCTATTAAAAGCATGGAAGACGTTGTAGGGCAGAAAATCCGTTACAACGGTGCACAGGGGTATGCTGCTGCTCTTAGAAAATTCAACACAACCGGTATTGCTCTCCCATATACTGAAGTTGTGTCCAGTCTCCAAACTAACATGGTAGACGGTCTGCTTAGTGAAATTTTTGCTAGCGACTACTACGATCTGCCGCGTTACACCAAATATCTTGTTCCAATTTCATGGGGCATCGCACCAATGGCTATGGTTGTTAATACCGGCTGGTGGGAATCCCTTCCTGCTGAAGAGCGTGCTATTTTCGTGCAGGCTCTCGAGATGCCAAGTATCTACAAGCATTTCGAAAAACTTCAGGTCGAAGAAGTTAAAAATTGGGACAAAAACCCAGAGACCGAACTCGTTGTTCTTAGCGCAGAAGAACAAGAAAAATGGCGCCAGAGCCTTGTAAAATCTACTGTTGAATTTTCCAAGGATCTTCCACCTGAACTCATGCAGGCTGTTCTTAACACTCAAGAATAG